Proteins encoded in a region of the Pseudostreptobacillus hongkongensis genome:
- a CDS encoding MetQ/NlpA family ABC transporter substrate-binding protein, with translation MFKKFIAVLAAGVLLLSCGGNGSEKKEATGELQKLVLGVSPVPHQELAELVKDDLKAEGIDLEIVVFNDYVQPNLQLKDKSIDANFFQHVPYMEEFGKANNIDMVSVGGIHLEPLKAYSDKIKSIEELKDGDEVLIPNDPSNRGRSLILLDSFGVIKLKDKTKLDASVNDIAENPKNLKFTELNSEQIAPRLSEVALALINTNNALAAGINKDKAILVEGKDSPYVNIITVLKENENDERVAKLVKALRSEKVKKFIEEKYNGEVTAAF, from the coding sequence ATGTTCAAAAAATTTATTGCAGTATTAGCAGCAGGGGTACTTTTATTATCGTGTGGAGGTAATGGAAGTGAAAAAAAAGAGGCTACAGGTGAATTACAAAAATTAGTTTTAGGAGTTTCTCCAGTTCCACATCAAGAATTAGCAGAACTTGTTAAAGATGATTTAAAAGCAGAAGGTATTGATTTAGAAATAGTAGTATTTAATGATTATGTTCAACCTAATTTACAGTTAAAAGATAAAAGTATAGATGCTAACTTCTTCCAACATGTACCTTACATGGAAGAATTTGGAAAAGCAAATAATATAGATATGGTTAGTGTTGGTGGAATTCATTTAGAACCTTTAAAAGCTTATTCAGATAAAATTAAATCTATAGAAGAATTAAAAGATGGAGATGAAGTTTTAATACCTAATGATCCATCTAACCGTGGAAGATCTTTAATATTACTTGATTCATTTGGTGTTATTAAATTAAAAGATAAAACAAAACTTGATGCTTCAGTTAATGATATAGCAGAAAATCCTAAAAATCTTAAATTTACTGAATTAAATTCAGAACAAATAGCTCCAAGATTATCAGAAGTAGCATTAGCTTTAATTAATACTAATAATGCATTAGCTGCAGGAATTAATAAAGATAAAGCTATACTTGTAGAAGGAAAAGATTCACCTTATGTTAATATAATTACAGTATTAAAAGAAAATGAAAATGATGAAAGAGTTGCAAAACTTGTTAAAGCATTAAGAAGTGAAAAAGTTAAGAAATTTATAGAAGAAAAATATAATGGTGAAGTAACAGCAGCATTTTAA
- a CDS encoding methionine ABC transporter permease, translating into MILKAILETIYMIFASMFIASIIGMPIGIYLSISKKGGIKENSIVNRILDLLIVNITRSIPFVVLIVLLIPLSRFFVGKSYGTTAFIIPLSIGTAPFVARILENSLNEVSYGLIEAGISMGASTKDIIFKILIPEATPSIINGITLTLISLVGYSAIAGIIGGGGLGDLAVVQGFQRGNYKLMYLSTLLLIILVQIIQFIGTNVVKKIEEKRGR; encoded by the coding sequence ATGATATTAAAAGCAATACTAGAAACTATATATATGATATTTGCTTCAATGTTTATAGCAAGTATAATAGGTATGCCTATTGGAATTTATTTATCAATAAGTAAAAAAGGTGGAATAAAGGAAAATTCAATAGTAAATAGAATACTTGACTTACTAATAGTAAATATAACAAGGTCTATACCATTTGTTGTATTGATAGTGTTATTAATACCGCTTTCAAGATTTTTTGTAGGTAAGTCTTATGGAACAACCGCTTTTATAATCCCTCTTTCTATAGGTACTGCACCATTTGTTGCAAGAATATTAGAAAATTCATTAAATGAAGTAAGTTATGGATTAATAGAAGCAGGAATTTCTATGGGAGCAAGTACTAAGGATATAATATTTAAAATATTAATTCCAGAAGCTACTCCAAGTATTATAAATGGAATTACTTTAACTTTAATATCACTAGTTGGATATTCAGCTATTGCAGGTATTATTGGAGGTGGAGGACTTGGAGATTTAGCAGTTGTTCAAGGATTCCAAAGAGGTAATTATAAATTAATGTATTTATCAACATTGTTATTGATAATATTAGTTCAAATAATACAATTTATAGGGACTAATGTAGTAAAAAAAATAGAAGAAAAGAGAGGAAGATGA
- a CDS encoding methionine ABC transporter ATP-binding protein, translating into MSYLKFDNITKEFSGKLAVNNVNFDIEKGEVFGIIGLSGAGKSTLIRMINKLETPTKGSIYLEGKNIFEFGKYETRDYRKKTAMIFQSFNLLSSRTVFENIALPLEISKTPTKYIKEEVKDLLKLVGLEEFSDKYVNNLSGGQKQRVAIARALATKPDILLSDESTSSLDPITSNSILELLKDINVKLGITIILITHQMEVIKKVCDRVAVMKSGSIIELSTVKELFVSPKTELARNLISDLKLEVQKGKKNTLKLIFDGEQSDMPYVSILTRKFNVDVNILGGSIDTLSHGIKVGHLILEIEADSLEEPINWLSKHKIKVEVI; encoded by the coding sequence ATGTCATATTTGAAATTTGATAATATAACTAAAGAATTTTCAGGTAAATTGGCAGTAAATAATGTTAATTTTGATATAGAAAAAGGAGAGGTGTTTGGAATAATAGGTTTATCAGGAGCAGGTAAATCTACTCTAATACGTATGATTAATAAATTAGAGACACCTACAAAGGGGAGCATATATTTAGAAGGTAAAAATATATTTGAGTTTGGTAAATATGAAACACGTGATTATAGAAAGAAAACTGCGATGATATTTCAAAGTTTTAATCTTTTATCATCAAGAACTGTTTTTGAAAATATAGCACTACCTTTGGAAATTTCTAAAACACCTACTAAATATATCAAGGAAGAAGTAAAAGATTTGCTTAAATTAGTAGGACTTGAAGAATTTTCTGATAAATACGTAAATAATCTAAGTGGAGGACAAAAACAAAGAGTTGCTATAGCTCGTGCATTAGCTACAAAACCAGATATATTATTATCTGATGAGTCGACTTCAAGTTTAGACCCTATAACTTCCAATTCTATACTTGAATTATTAAAAGATATTAATGTTAAACTTGGAATAACGATAATATTAATAACACATCAAATGGAAGTTATTAAAAAAGTATGTGATAGAGTTGCTGTTATGAAATCTGGAAGTATAATAGAACTTTCAACTGTAAAGGAATTATTTGTAAGTCCTAAAACAGAACTTGCAAGAAATTTAATAAGTGATTTAAAATTAGAGGTTCAAAAAGGAAAGAAAAATACTCTTAAATTAATATTTGATGGAGAACAATCGGATATGCCTTATGTATCTATACTTACAAGAAAGTTTAATGTAGATGTAAATATATTAGGAGGATCTATAGATACTTTATCGCATGGTATAAAGGTTGGTCATCTAATATTAGAAATTGAAGCTGATAGTTTAGAAGAACCTATTAATTGGTTAAGCAAGCATAAAATAAAGGTTGAGGTGATATAA
- a CDS encoding GIY-YIG nuclease family protein, which produces MTNKSKNINMFLMDGDVTGVIKCTLSNWTGIVYKIPKTKLISDNIKNRDHLKQSGIYFLLGKDDESGEDIVYIGQAGIRKNGEGLLLRILEHTRDKHNEYFNEVIILTTQNNSFGPTEISYLENKFTNLAKESGRYIVINGNEPNIGNVTEEKESELDEVIENTKLVIGTLGHKIFVSLAPEKLNDKANEEINKELELFLTNKEKTINAKCIRTNEGFVVLKDSMIAMEDVDYNNESIKKIRKELIEKEEIVDGVLKKNILFNSASYASGFAIGYSTNGRTYWKDITGKTLKEIEEEENNIKL; this is translated from the coding sequence ATGACAAATAAAAGTAAAAATATAAATATGTTTTTAATGGATGGAGATGTAACAGGTGTTATAAAATGTACTTTGTCGAATTGGACAGGAATAGTCTATAAAATTCCTAAAACTAAATTAATAAGTGATAATATAAAAAATAGAGATCATTTAAAACAAAGTGGTATATATTTTCTTTTAGGAAAAGATGATGAAAGTGGTGAAGATATTGTATATATAGGTCAAGCAGGAATTAGAAAAAATGGTGAAGGTTTATTATTAAGAATATTAGAACACACAAGGGATAAGCATAATGAGTATTTTAATGAAGTAATAATATTAACTACTCAAAATAATTCTTTTGGTCCTACAGAAATAAGTTATCTTGAAAATAAGTTTACAAATCTTGCAAAAGAATCAGGAAGATATATTGTTATAAATGGGAATGAACCTAATATAGGAAATGTAACAGAAGAAAAAGAAAGTGAACTTGATGAAGTAATAGAAAATACTAAATTAGTAATAGGTACTTTGGGGCATAAGATATTTGTATCTCTTGCTCCAGAAAAACTAAATGATAAAGCTAATGAAGAAATCAATAAAGAATTAGAATTATTTTTAACTAATAAAGAAAAGACAATAAATGCAAAGTGTATTAGAACTAATGAAGGTTTTGTGGTTTTGAAAGACAGTATGATAGCTATGGAAGATGTTGATTATAATAATGAAAGTATTAAAAAAATAAGAAAAGAATTAATTGAAAAAGAAGAAATTGTTGATGGTGTTCTTAAAAAGAATATATTGTTTAATAGTGCTTCTTATGCTTCTGGATTTGCAATAGGATATTCAACTAATGGAAGAACTTATTGGAAAGATATAACAGGAAAAACTTTAAAAGAAATAGAAGAAGAAGAAAATAATATAAAGTTATAA